The Branchiostoma floridae strain S238N-H82 chromosome 10, Bfl_VNyyK, whole genome shotgun sequence genome has a segment encoding these proteins:
- the LOC118424510 gene encoding zinc finger protein 135-like — MAEAGNGSPTTVPQKLGDGSPIGVLDDRDAGIVEDQPTEGKSSSNYQLEAHTDKKRYVCGECGYRTPWKHNLSQHMRIHTGEKPYKCDQCDYSARNRSGLDNHLAKHTGDKPYMCGACGYRALLHSTLSQHMRTHTGEKPYKCDQCDYSARNKCNLDYHLAKHTGNKPYMCGECGYRTTKKCHLSKHIRIHTGERYKCDQCDYSAAQKSTLDGHRAKHTGEKLFMCGECGYRTAYRRHLSRHMLVHTGEKPYKCDQCDYSAARKSSLDSHLLKHAGEKPYMCGECGYRTAVKSHLSRHMRTHTGEKPYKCDQCDYSAARKSSLDSHLLKHTGEKPYMCGECGYRATRRFYLSQHMRRHTGEKPYKCDQCDYSAAQKSTLKSHLLKHAGDKPYMCGECGFRTTQRSHLSRHMKIHSGDKTLQV, encoded by the coding sequence ATGGCAGAGGCAGGAAATGGGTCTCCTACTACTGTTCCCCAGAAACTCGGTGATGGTTCTCCTATTGGAGTTTTAGATGACAGAGATGCAGGCATTGTCGAAGACCAGCCGACAGAAGGCAAAAGCAGTTCGAACTATCAATTGGAAGCACATACTGATAAAAAACGTTACGTATGTggagaatgtgggtacaggacaccTTGGAAGCATAACTTATCTCaacatatgagaattcatacaggtgaaaaaccctacaagtgtgaccagtgtgactattctgcaaggAACAGAAGCGGCCTTGATaatcatctagccaaacacactggtgacaaaccctacatgtgtggggcaTGTGGTTACAGAGCACTTTTGCACTCAACCCTGTCACAacacatgaggactcataccggtgaaaaaccctacaagtgtgaccagtgtgattattctgcaagaaacaaatgcaatttggattatcatctagccaaacatactggtaacaaaccctacatgtgtggggaatgcgggtacaggacaactaAAAAGTGTCACTTATCTAAGCATATTAGAATCCATACTGGTGAacgctacaagtgtgaccagtgtgactattctgctgcgcAGAAATCCACATTGGACGGCCATCGagcaaaacacaccggagagaaacttttcatgtgtggggagtgtgggtacaggacagcttataGGCGTCATCTATCCAGGCACATGCTGGttcatactggtgaaaagccctacaagtgtgaccagtgtgactattctgctgcacggaaatccAGTTTAGACAGCCATCTTCTCAAACacgctggtgagaaaccctacatgtgtggggagtgtgggtacaggacagctgtcAAGAGTCACCTATCCaggcatatgagaactcatacaggtgaaaaaccctacaagtgtgaccagtgtgactattctgcagcacggaagTCCAGCTTAGACAGCCATCTTctcaaacacaccggtgagaaaccctacatgtgtggggagtgtgggtacagggcaacgCGAAGGTTttacttatcccaacacatgagaaggcatacaggagaaaagccctacaagtgtgaccagtgtgactattctgctgcacagaaatccacccTGAAAAGCCATCTACTCAAACACgctggtgataaaccctacatgtgtggggagtgtgggttcaggacaaccCAAAGGAGTCacctatccagacatatgaaaaTCCATAGTGGTGATAAAACTCTTCAAGtatga
- the LOC118424204 gene encoding gastrula zinc finger protein XlCGF57.1-like: MAEAGNGSPTAVPLYCSYGSPVGVLCDRDAGIVVDQQAKEAASKSSLDCQLEAQTNERRYVCVDCGYRTANKNDLSRHIRKHTGEKPYKCDQCDYSATLKANLERHLLQHTGDKPYMCGECGHRTTQQSALAIHMRTHTGIKPYKCDQCDYSAAQKSNLDSHLANHSDEKPFMCEECGFRTAHRRHLSRHMRTHTAEKPYMCGECEYKTIQKCDLSRHMRTHTGENLYKCGQCDYSAAQKSTLESHLLKHTGEKSYMCGECGYRTTKKSTLTQHMRIHTGIKPHECDKCDYSAAHKSNLDRHLRAEHSDDKPFMCGECGFRAAHRRHLSGHMRSHTAEKPYKCDQCDYSAARKHHLDIHVAKHTGDKPYMCGECEYKATQKSDLSRHMRIHTSEKPYKCGQCDYSSAQKSTLESHLLKHTD, from the exons atggcagaggcaggaaatgggtctcctactgctgttcccctGTATTGCAGTTATGGGTCTCCTGTTGGAGTTTTATGTGACAGAGATGCAGGCATTGTCGTAGATCAGCAAGCAAAGGAGGCAGCAAGCAAAAGCAGTTTGGACTGTCAATTAGAAGCACAAACTAATGAAAGACGGTACGTATGCGTGGattgcgggtacaggacagctaacaAGAATGACTTATCAAGACATATCAGAAagcatacaggtgaaaaaccctacaagtgtgaccagtgtgattattctgctacACTGAAAGCCAATTTGGAAAGACATCTACTccaacacactggtgataagccctacatgtgtggggagtgtgggcacagaACAACTCAACAGTCTGCCTTAgccatacatatgagaacccatactggtataaaaccatacaaatgtgaccagtgtgattattctgctgcacagaaaagtAATTTGGACAGCCATCTTGCAAATCACTCTgatgaaaaacccttcatgtgtgaggaatgtgggttcaggacagctcaTAGGCGTCACCtatccagacacatgagaactcatactgctgaaaaaccctacatgtgtggggagtgtgagtACAAGACAATTCAAAAGTgtgacttatccagacatatgagaactcataccggtgaaaatctctacaagtgtggccagtgtgattattctgctgcacagaaatccacccTGGAAAGCCATCTActcaaacacactggtgagaaatcctacatgtgtggggagtgtggatacaggacaactAAAAAATCTACCTTAacccaacatatgagaatccatactgGTATAAAACCACACGAATGTGAtaagtgtgattattctgctgcacataaaagtAATTTGGACCGCCATCTCAGAGCAGAACACTCTGAtgacaaacccttcatgtgtggggaatgtgggttcAGGGCAGCTCATAGGCGTCACCTATCCGGACATATGAGAAGTCATACTgctgaaaaaccctacaaatgtgaccagtgtgattattctgctgcaaggAAACACCATTTGGACATCCATGTtgcaaagcacaccggtgacaaaccctacatgtgtggggaatgtgagTACAAGGCAactcaaaagtctgacttatccagacatatgagaattcataccagtgaaaagccctacaagtgtggccagtgtgattattcttctgcacagaaatccacccTGGAAAGCCATCTActcaaacacactg ATTAG